In the Staphylococcus sp. IVB6240 genome, one interval contains:
- a CDS encoding metal ABC transporter ATP-binding protein, with amino-acid sequence MLSIENLDLYLGRKHILKNISLELPLHGEMIGIMGPNGSGKSSLIKSMIGELPANGSITLNQQPVKQCLTDITYIPQKSQLDLDFPINVEDLVLSGCYQDTGWFKRIPKRMKQRRDALLHELSLYELRKRALNTLSGGQLQRIFIARALMSESQVYLLDEPFVGIDFKSEAIILEKLETLKQEGKLILIVHHDLATASQYFDRILLLNQSVQFFGESSEALKPEHIETVFLSQQSLANSEDHAHHRKESEQHVIHPTSL; translated from the coding sequence ATGCTTTCAATAGAAAATTTAGATTTATATTTAGGGCGCAAACATATTTTAAAGAATATTTCATTAGAACTCCCCCTTCACGGTGAAATGATTGGGATTATGGGCCCGAATGGAAGTGGGAAGTCCTCTCTTATTAAGTCAATGATTGGTGAACTCCCTGCAAATGGTTCCATCACACTAAATCAGCAGCCAGTAAAGCAATGTTTAACTGATATTACATATATTCCACAAAAGTCTCAGCTTGATTTAGACTTCCCAATTAATGTGGAAGATTTAGTGCTCTCTGGCTGTTATCAGGATACCGGCTGGTTTAAACGTATACCTAAAAGAATGAAACAACGTAGAGATGCACTTCTGCACGAATTATCACTCTATGAATTGCGTAAACGTGCGTTAAACACACTGAGTGGTGGACAACTACAACGTATTTTTATTGCACGTGCACTCATGTCAGAAAGCCAAGTCTACCTGTTAGACGAGCCTTTTGTCGGTATTGATTTTAAAAGTGAAGCCATTATATTGGAGAAACTCGAAACACTTAAGCAAGAAGGGAAACTCATCTTAATTGTACATCATGATTTGGCAACCGCTTCTCAATACTTTGACCGTATCTTACTGCTTAATCAATCAGTACAATTTTTCGGTGAAAGTTCTGAAGCATTAAAGCCTGAACATATTGAAACTGTATTTTTGAGTCAGCAATCACTAGCAAACTCAGAAGACCATGCACATCATAGAAAGGAGTCAGAACAACATGTCATTCATCCAACATCTCTTTGA
- a CDS encoding metal-dependent transcriptional regulator, whose product MLTEEKEDYLKAILGHDGVKTYVSNKTLSQFLNIKPPSVSEMVGRLEKEGYVETKPYKGVKLSPVGLRYTLDVIKRHRLIELFLIEVLGYTWEEVHAEAEVLEHRVSPLFVDRLDALLNYPETCPHGGVIPRDESYEEYYRTSLLEYDEGDVVVIRRVRDKTDLLVYLSSKGMSIGDTVTIKRKDEINQMLEIQSREETVILSYHNATVIFGEKE is encoded by the coding sequence ATGTTAACGGAAGAAAAGGAAGACTATCTGAAGGCAATCTTAGGTCACGATGGTGTGAAAACATACGTATCGAACAAGACCCTCTCTCAGTTTTTAAATATTAAGCCCCCTTCAGTGAGTGAGATGGTAGGACGTTTAGAAAAAGAAGGATATGTAGAAACGAAACCATACAAAGGTGTGAAGTTATCACCGGTGGGTTTGCGTTATACATTGGATGTTATTAAACGTCATCGATTGATAGAATTGTTTTTAATAGAGGTTTTAGGCTATACATGGGAAGAAGTACATGCAGAAGCAGAAGTGTTAGAGCATCGTGTGTCTCCCTTATTTGTAGATCGATTAGATGCATTATTAAATTACCCAGAAACATGTCCACATGGTGGGGTGATTCCAAGAGATGAATCATATGAAGAATATTATCGCACGTCACTTTTAGAATATGATGAGGGCGATGTTGTTGTCATTCGCCGCGTGCGTGATAAAACAGACTTACTTGTGTACTTATCGAGTAAGGGGATGTCTATTGGTGATACAGTTACGATTAAGCGAAAAGATGAGATTAATCAAATGTTAGAAATTCAGAGCCGAGAAGAAACCGTTATTTTAAGCTATCATAATGCAACGGTTATTTTTGGAGAGAAGGAATAA